One genomic segment of Ignavibacteria bacterium includes these proteins:
- a CDS encoding CsbD family protein — protein sequence MDRLELKGNWNIIKGRLKQKYGNLTDDDLRYEDGKDDELIGRIQKRTGQSREEIINYIKSL from the coding sequence ATGGATAGGCTTGAATTAAAAGGCAACTGGAATATTATTAAAGGCAGGCTGAAACAGAAATACGGAAACCTTACGGATGATGACCTGAGATATGAAGACGGAAAAGATGATGAACTTATCGGCAGAATACAGAAAAGAACAGGTCAATCAAGAGAAGAAATAATTAACTACATAAAAAGTCTATAG
- a CDS encoding 1-deoxy-D-xylulose-5-phosphate reductoisomerase, translated as MKNILILGSTGSIGVNTLNVVRAYPDRFKIEGLTVNTNIDLLEQQIKEFHPSVVVVRDTKAAKELSKRITSRTEILSGDEGLLKATSQGNYDILVSALVGFAGLAPTIEGIKRSKRIALANKETLVVAGELITRLCREYNAELLPVDSEHSAIFQCLVGEKHEEVEKLILTASGGPFLNRSAESLKNVTVSEALNHPNWKMGSKVTIDSASMMNKGLEVIEAKWLFSVPKEKIEVVVHPQSIVHSMVEFVDGSIKAQMGLPDMKLPIQYALCYPERLVSTNEKTKLPAIKALTFLEPDIRKFECLRLAYDVMDTGGTAPCIMNAANEVAVGKFLEGKIRFLEIPRVIEKSLNSIENHRAPDMDVIFECDRKTRQYALNLF; from the coding sequence ATGAAGAATATTTTAATTTTGGGGTCTACCGGGTCAATTGGGGTTAATACCCTGAATGTGGTCAGAGCCTATCCGGATAGATTTAAGATTGAAGGCCTGACCGTAAACACCAATATAGACTTACTGGAACAGCAAATCAAAGAATTTCACCCCTCTGTTGTGGTTGTCAGGGACACTAAAGCGGCAAAGGAACTCAGTAAAAGGATAACTTCACGTACTGAAATCCTCTCGGGCGATGAGGGCCTGCTTAAGGCAACAAGCCAGGGAAACTATGACATACTTGTCAGCGCTCTGGTGGGTTTTGCGGGTCTGGCTCCGACAATTGAAGGGATAAAGCGTTCGAAAAGAATTGCACTGGCAAATAAGGAAACCCTTGTTGTTGCAGGCGAGCTCATAACACGCCTGTGCAGAGAGTACAATGCCGAGCTTTTACCCGTAGACAGCGAGCACAGCGCAATATTTCAGTGCCTTGTGGGTGAAAAACACGAAGAGGTTGAAAAGCTCATACTTACAGCCTCCGGGGGACCTTTCCTTAACAGGAGTGCCGAAAGCCTGAAGAATGTAACGGTAAGCGAAGCTTTGAATCATCCGAACTGGAAGATGGGCAGCAAAGTTACAATCGATTCCGCCTCTATGATGAATAAGGGGCTCGAGGTAATTGAAGCCAAGTGGCTTTTCTCCGTTCCCAAAGAAAAAATTGAGGTGGTAGTCCACCCGCAGTCCATTGTTCATTCAATGGTTGAATTTGTTGATGGTTCCATCAAGGCTCAGATGGGGCTTCCGGATATGAAACTGCCTATTCAGTATGCACTGTGCTATCCTGAAAGGCTCGTAAGTACAAATGAAAAAACAAAGCTCCCTGCTATCAAGGCGCTCACATTTCTGGAACCTGATATCCGGAAATTTGAATGCCTCAGGCTTGCTTATGACGTAATGGATACGGGTGGTACGGCGCCATGCATTATGAACGCTGCAAATGAAGTTGCTGTGGGGAAATTTCTTGAAGGGAAGATCAGATTCCTTGAGATTCCGCGTGTAATTGAAAAATCCCTGAACTCAATTGAAAATCACCGTGCACCGGATATGGATGTGATATTTGAATGCGACAGGAAGACCAGGCAGTACGCCCTGAACTTATTTTAA
- the ppc gene encoding phosphoenolpyruvate carboxylase has protein sequence MNTKPLTQLEETEKDEPLKKDIRELGIILGNVLVEQEDPELFEAVETLRSLTKSLRTEYSDEVRKKIVSLIDTLTPEKAYKVVKAFSVYFILVNAADEIHRIRRMRAHIFSNDKPQKGSVEEALMCLKNEGAGRELLQDVLKSLEVIPVFTAHPTEATRQTILKKILNISRLLLKREYTRITPSEEERIKRQLQTEVTLLWQSNEIRFHKVTVKDEIQRGLFFFKNVLYDVIPEFYENLNLKLGSVFNIQTPAPALIKFGSWMGGDRDGHPYVTVDITKETAANYKKIILELYLKDLDPIYDSISTSLNLVSASPGLHLSIENDRSRLKDLAAESVLRDPSEVYRVKLFLISLKLRKTIEEQSEGYRDAEEFIGDLELMYNSLSENKGRIIADSKILPLIYKVKTFGFNFISLDIRQNASLIREATEEIFSYCGVKKDFSKLEEDEKNQILAEEILNPRPLINQFSELSETARQVIGELSVIRWAKENISEDSCNDYIISNCSAVSDVMSVLLLAKEAGVVHAGREGLYQSMFDILPLFETIDDLRNSETIMRELFSNTAYRGHLKLRNMVQKIMIGYSDSNKDGGIVTSKIELYKSQRNLTKLCRDSGIELILFHGRGGSISRGGGPLNQSILAQPRGTIQGKIKITEQGEMISSKYLIPEIAERSLELISSAVMIATSNSRQENKKDRFEEYSAVMEDISREALLYYRELITHPDFYQYFRTVTPIDIIEQIEIGSRPPSRKKGKDIRLLRAIPWVFSWTQNRQTITGYYGFGHAISRVIEKGRASIEDFRKMYRNWEFFKVMVDNIEMVLLKTDMIIGREYLSLCEDGDPMWEIYRRIDEEFKLSVKMILEITEEENLLDSNKSLQRSILLRNPYIDPISFIQVKFIKEFRNGKLSPPEKAQLLSLLRSTVNGIAAGVRNTG, from the coding sequence ATGAACACTAAACCCTTGACACAGCTCGAGGAAACTGAAAAAGATGAGCCTCTTAAAAAGGATATCCGCGAGCTGGGCATTATACTGGGCAATGTTCTGGTGGAACAGGAGGACCCGGAGCTTTTTGAAGCCGTTGAAACACTCAGGTCCCTGACAAAATCCCTCAGAACAGAATACAGCGATGAGGTAAGAAAAAAGATTGTTTCTCTTATAGATACATTAACGCCCGAAAAGGCTTATAAGGTGGTAAAGGCATTTTCAGTTTATTTTATTCTGGTTAATGCCGCCGATGAAATTCACCGCATAAGGCGCATGAGAGCGCACATCTTCTCAAACGACAAGCCGCAGAAAGGATCGGTTGAAGAAGCCCTGATGTGCCTTAAAAACGAAGGCGCAGGCAGGGAACTACTGCAGGATGTCCTGAAATCCCTTGAGGTGATACCGGTCTTTACAGCGCATCCTACAGAAGCCACACGTCAGACCATACTGAAGAAGATACTGAACATCAGCCGCCTGCTCTTAAAAAGAGAGTACACCAGGATTACCCCTTCAGAAGAAGAAAGAATTAAGCGGCAGCTGCAGACTGAAGTTACACTTCTCTGGCAGTCAAATGAAATAAGATTTCATAAAGTGACGGTAAAAGACGAAATACAGCGCGGGCTGTTCTTCTTCAAAAATGTGCTCTACGACGTTATTCCGGAGTTCTATGAGAACCTGAACCTGAAGCTGGGCTCTGTGTTCAATATTCAGACGCCTGCGCCTGCCTTAATTAAGTTCGGCTCGTGGATGGGAGGCGACCGCGACGGGCACCCTTATGTTACGGTGGATATTACAAAAGAGACAGCCGCAAACTATAAGAAAATTATACTTGAGCTTTATCTTAAGGATCTGGATCCGATATATGATTCCATCAGCACTTCGCTGAACCTCGTCTCGGCAAGCCCCGGGCTCCACCTTTCAATTGAAAACGACAGAAGCCGCCTGAAGGATCTGGCAGCTGAAAGCGTTCTGAGGGATCCCTCGGAAGTCTACCGCGTAAAGCTATTCCTTATCTCCCTTAAGCTCAGGAAAACAATTGAAGAGCAGTCTGAAGGCTACAGGGATGCTGAAGAGTTCATAGGTGATCTGGAGCTAATGTATAACAGCCTTTCGGAGAACAAGGGGCGCATAATTGCTGATTCTAAAATCCTTCCTCTCATATATAAGGTAAAGACCTTCGGGTTTAATTTTATTTCTCTGGACATAAGGCAGAACGCTTCACTGATCAGGGAGGCAACGGAGGAGATATTTTCTTACTGCGGCGTAAAGAAGGATTTTTCGAAACTGGAGGAGGATGAAAAAAATCAGATCCTTGCAGAGGAGATCCTGAACCCGAGGCCGCTTATAAACCAGTTCAGTGAACTTTCGGAAACAGCCCGTCAGGTTATTGGCGAGCTTTCCGTCATCAGGTGGGCAAAGGAAAATATTTCGGAGGATTCCTGCAACGACTATATTATAAGCAACTGCTCGGCTGTAAGCGACGTTATGTCGGTCCTTCTTCTTGCCAAGGAGGCAGGTGTAGTCCACGCGGGGCGCGAGGGGCTTTATCAGTCGATGTTCGACATACTTCCCCTCTTTGAGACAATAGATGACCTGAGAAATTCCGAAACTATTATGCGCGAGCTTTTTAGTAACACTGCATACAGAGGCCACTTAAAGCTGCGCAATATGGTGCAGAAAATCATGATCGGCTATTCCGACAGCAACAAAGACGGCGGAATTGTGACTTCTAAAATTGAGCTTTATAAATCGCAGCGCAATCTTACAAAGCTCTGCAGGGATTCGGGCATTGAGCTCATACTATTTCACGGGCGCGGAGGCAGCATCTCACGAGGCGGCGGCCCCTTAAACCAGTCCATTCTTGCTCAGCCCAGAGGAACGATACAGGGCAAAATTAAAATTACAGAGCAGGGGGAGATGATCTCTTCAAAATACCTGATTCCTGAGATTGCAGAAAGGAGCCTGGAACTGATAAGTTCAGCCGTAATGATTGCCACGAGTAATTCCAGGCAGGAGAATAAGAAAGACCGCTTTGAGGAGTACAGTGCCGTTATGGAAGACATTTCACGTGAGGCACTTTTATACTACAGGGAGCTTATTACGCACCCGGACTTCTATCAGTACTTCAGAACGGTTACGCCGATTGATATAATTGAGCAGATTGAGATCGGTTCGCGCCCCCCTTCGCGCAAAAAGGGAAAAGATATCAGGCTGCTTAGAGCTATTCCATGGGTATTTTCATGGACGCAGAACCGCCAGACCATTACGGGTTACTACGGGTTTGGACACGCCATAAGCAGGGTGATTGAGAAAGGGCGGGCTTCAATTGAAGACTTCAGGAAGATGTACCGGAACTGGGAGTTCTTTAAGGTGATGGTGGATAATATTGAGATGGTGCTACTTAAGACGGACATGATAATCGGGCGCGAGTACCTTTCGCTTTGTGAGGATGGCGATCCAATGTGGGAGATATACAGAAGGATTGATGAAGAGTTTAAGCTTTCGGTAAAAATGATTCTTGAAATTACAGAAGAGGAGAACCTATTGGATTCAAATAAATCTCTGCAGAGGTCGATCCTTCTGAGGAACCCGTACATTGATCCTATAAGCTTTATACAGGTGAAGTTTATAAAAGAATTCAGAAATGGGAAGCTTTCCCCTCCTGAGAAGGCACAGCTTTTGTCACTCCTGCGCTCCACCGTAAACGGCATCGCCGCCGGTGTAAGAAATACGGGATAA
- a CDS encoding fibronectin type III domain-containing protein, with amino-acid sequence MRRILILFLLTLNIIFPARINAQAQKLQQNSDGAGTCVASTWHYEPVEGKLIVICPTDITCTEESYSAYRKKYGFSGAGIIQIHYSQDSPYQRAIDAGFEPKNIVIMTWGTTYLDAVKELPAGYYYQDEPVEHDCSGHATVGDHIYTPEELATRRDYVHSVRPGSRFVIGGYKRCSHLRLAADCADNIMYTSYVNWNTILFPFCHVNIGYGDDYEAPWTQGKSQQTDSWGDMRSKFGAKFSMSWMDGRGDEYQELFKAANSLGLEGIWLYAREGLGADSAATMEQFCQAAVSNGWLKMVDDYIPAPMNFTAQKAKDGCSIELSWTDISDNEKGFVIERKVSGSDSYSQLAVTPAGRTNYTDPSIEEGRVYSYRIRAFNDYNISDYSNESIISAPVMPHLTLPEDKAKNQPLKLNFNWEPSPDAESYSIMISEDGLFNNTVFSDSVLYKPEAVVSNLKDGFQYYWRISAKDSSGIRSYSAPRSFSTLLLPPGNLRAEALNGRRVRLTWTDNSQSEAGYSVERKIISDAQYKFLTTLDKNAASFTDSLLEEDVFVYRVQAYNQIGASDYSNEASAAVITGVDKPAAVPIDYTLFQNHPNPYNPSTKISYTLPNQSRVRLQIYNSIGGVVRTLVDEVEDAGYYELNFNGSELSSGIYFYLMEASSMKGSVSYRAARKMILLK; translated from the coding sequence TTGAGACGCATACTAATACTGTTCCTTTTAACGCTTAACATAATATTTCCTGCGCGGATAAATGCGCAGGCCCAAAAACTTCAGCAGAATAGTGATGGCGCCGGTACGTGTGTTGCCTCAACTTGGCACTATGAACCCGTTGAAGGTAAACTAATTGTAATATGTCCTACCGATATAACCTGTACAGAAGAAAGCTATAGCGCTTACAGAAAGAAATACGGCTTTTCCGGTGCCGGAATAATCCAGATCCACTACAGCCAGGATAGTCCCTACCAAAGAGCAATTGATGCCGGCTTTGAACCAAAGAACATTGTAATCATGACGTGGGGTACTACTTATCTTGACGCCGTAAAAGAGCTGCCCGCAGGCTACTACTACCAGGATGAGCCGGTGGAACATGACTGCAGCGGGCATGCGACTGTAGGGGACCATATTTATACTCCGGAGGAACTGGCAACAAGAAGGGATTACGTGCACAGTGTGCGTCCCGGCTCCAGGTTTGTTATAGGCGGCTATAAAAGGTGCAGCCACCTGAGGCTTGCGGCTGACTGCGCAGACAATATAATGTATACTTCATACGTAAACTGGAACACAATACTGTTTCCGTTCTGCCATGTAAACATTGGCTACGGCGATGACTATGAAGCCCCATGGACCCAGGGTAAAAGCCAGCAGACAGACAGCTGGGGAGATATGCGTTCAAAGTTCGGAGCAAAATTCTCCATGAGCTGGATGGATGGAAGGGGCGATGAGTACCAGGAGCTATTTAAGGCAGCCAACTCACTTGGACTCGAGGGCATATGGCTTTATGCACGCGAGGGCCTTGGAGCCGATTCGGCCGCCACTATGGAACAGTTCTGCCAGGCGGCAGTATCCAACGGCTGGCTTAAAATGGTGGACGACTATATACCGGCACCCATGAATTTTACTGCACAGAAAGCAAAGGACGGATGTTCCATAGAACTTAGCTGGACAGACATTTCAGACAACGAAAAAGGTTTTGTAATTGAAAGAAAGGTCTCAGGTTCGGATTCCTACAGCCAGCTTGCCGTAACCCCCGCGGGGCGCACGAACTACACGGACCCTTCAATTGAGGAAGGCAGGGTTTATTCATACAGGATAAGAGCCTTTAATGATTATAATATATCCGACTACAGTAATGAATCTATAATAAGCGCCCCGGTTATGCCCCATCTTACCTTGCCTGAGGACAAGGCGAAAAACCAGCCTCTTAAGCTGAATTTTAACTGGGAGCCTTCTCCCGATGCGGAAAGCTATTCAATAATGATTTCTGAAGACGGGCTTTTTAATAATACAGTTTTTTCAGATTCAGTTCTATATAAGCCCGAAGCCGTGGTAAGTAATCTTAAAGACGGCTTTCAGTATTACTGGAGAATTTCGGCAAAGGATTCTTCCGGGATAAGGTCTTATTCCGCGCCCCGGAGCTTTTCGACGCTTCTTTTACCCCCCGGAAACCTAAGGGCTGAAGCCCTGAACGGCCGCAGGGTCAGGCTTACGTGGACGGACAATTCCCAGAGTGAAGCAGGCTACAGCGTGGAAAGAAAAATAATCAGTGACGCCCAGTATAAATTCCTGACAACACTTGACAAAAATGCCGCGTCATTTACAGACTCCCTGCTTGAAGAAGATGTATTTGTCTACAGAGTGCAGGCCTATAATCAGATTGGCGCCTCAGACTATAGCAACGAGGCAAGCGCTGCTGTAATAACAGGCGTTGATAAGCCGGCGGCGGTTCCAATAGACTATACGCTTTTTCAGAATCACCCTAATCCGTATAACCCTTCAACAAAAATAAGCTACACACTGCCTAATCAAAGCAGGGTAAGGCTGCAGATTTACAACTCAATCGGCGGCGTTGTAAGGACACTCGTAGACGAAGTGGAAGACGCGGGCTATTATGAGCTTAATTTCAATGGCTCGGAGCTTTCTTCCGGAATATATTTCTACTTAATGGAGGCAAGTTCAATGAAAGGATCTGTTAGCTACCGCGCGGCAAGGAAAATGATTCTTCTTAAGTAA
- a CDS encoding DUF4382 domain-containing protein translates to MHKIFFVLLFAAAIIAGCKNDDNSTTPQTGSGQLKVYMTDAPAHYSSVNIQVTRVEVHQGSDTSSSAGSWLVVKDSTMNIDLVQLRNGVTALLGNAPLPAGQYSQIRLIIGPGSYVTDENGTRHDLTIPSGSQTGLKLNNSFTLQDGVTYELTLDFDASKSIVVTGNNSYKLKPVIRVEANALTGTISGQVLPLDAAVDVHTIAGQDTITTYPDAQGHFKLMALPEGTYTVHIAHSETGYKDVEQANVKVVKGQNTDIGTITLQK, encoded by the coding sequence ATGCATAAAATATTTTTTGTTTTATTATTTGCTGCTGCAATAATAGCCGGATGTAAAAACGATGATAATTCCACAACTCCACAGACCGGCAGCGGCCAGCTTAAAGTTTATATGACGGATGCTCCGGCGCATTACAGCTCCGTTAACATACAGGTTACAAGAGTGGAGGTTCACCAGGGAAGTGACACCAGCAGCTCTGCAGGCAGCTGGCTTGTAGTTAAAGACAGCACAATGAACATCGACCTCGTGCAGCTTCGTAACGGCGTAACGGCGCTTTTAGGAAATGCGCCTTTACCGGCAGGGCAGTATTCGCAGATCCGCCTGATTATCGGACCGGGGAGCTATGTTACTGATGAAAACGGCACCAGGCACGATTTGACCATTCCAAGCGGAAGCCAGACGGGCCTGAAGCTTAACAATTCCTTTACACTACAGGATGGAGTAACCTATGAGCTGACTCTGGACTTTGACGCATCGAAGTCGATTGTAGTAACAGGCAATAACAGCTACAAGCTAAAGCCTGTAATAAGAGTTGAGGCCAATGCCCTTACAGGCACCATATCGGGACAGGTGCTTCCTTTGGATGCCGCTGTTGACGTGCATACAATTGCGGGGCAGGACACCATTACAACATATCCTGATGCGCAGGGTCATTTCAAGCTAATGGCGCTTCCCGAAGGCACCTACACAGTCCACATTGCGCATTCAGAAACAGGCTACAAAGATGTTGAGCAGGCAAATGTAAAGGTAGTAAAAGGCCAGAACACCGACATAGGCACCATAACACTTCAGAAATAA
- a CDS encoding lmo0937 family membrane protein, with translation MLWTIFAILIVLWLLGMVSSYTLGGFIHVLLVIAIVLALISLFRGRSTI, from the coding sequence ATGCTCTGGACTATTTTTGCAATATTGATCGTTCTATGGCTGCTTGGTATGGTTTCATCTTACACACTCGGCGGCTTCATTCATGTACTGCTGGTAATAGCAATTGTACTGGCTCTTATTAGCTTGTTCCGCGGCAGAAGTACTATTTAA
- a CDS encoding T9SS type A sorting domain-containing protein has protein sequence MSNLYAGAVSYSENTASIEAIKNSLQYSPVLAGMFVYYKFRYLYNSDYAIYDGKYDTTYLGSHAVVIVGYDDNNECWICKNSWGDNWGWGGYFRIAYGTCGIDAICNATASVNESCLPKIYPSYIPSIYNIMNYPFNANEWDYCNLSGNIIIPSGNSLTIKARTKLNFNDYYIASSGGTLATENGFEVDCAYLKQNGILKGLFPKIQSAVDYSGYGQTVELQKRAYNENFSLTGKSNVTISGYGATINGTVYLNNTSYCNLYGIYLPSGSIYVNGGTNSLVQDVSSGFWSTVMHIENSSNNNVYHLTATNGNGADFGLNIYNSTGNVCSSSRIENQMVGIYLSGTSSYNVTEDYFCNNELDVDAEGGSYAYLLHNTYSRINPISVYGNCIIPDPPSALACSSPSGLAKSNTASLSLNNQTEVKGTPAGDLDRMYPDLIHRTSQDTTLDHKGRIEKYKSEYLSIAEKSKGELKKSFNELSKLKNSLSLTANCLRYLGEEESLSSYLSELLGMSGIQPYSPYIKKYLIPGLIGKNDFAGAFAQCDEVLKAKDIDRDLTCEMLYEKGIINRFYLNNNTEAYRAFSSITAKYPNHPLGKMAMGQISEMPGVEVEKPGLKSLGSTSEGFTCSNYPNPFNPSTRFNFSIPSDGFTELKIYNSLGQEVKTLVSDYLAKGKYTFEWNATSYSSGIYYYFLKSGNNVTTSKIILLK, from the coding sequence ATGTCAAATTTATATGCTGGGGCAGTTTCTTATTCGGAAAACACTGCATCTATAGAAGCAATAAAAAATTCACTTCAATATAGTCCTGTTTTAGCTGGGATGTTTGTGTATTACAAATTCCGTTACTTATATAATAGCGACTATGCAATTTATGATGGCAAATATGATACTACTTATCTTGGCTCACATGCAGTCGTTATCGTTGGTTATGATGATAATAATGAATGTTGGATATGCAAAAACAGCTGGGGAGATAACTGGGGCTGGGGAGGATATTTCCGTATAGCCTATGGAACATGCGGAATCGATGCTATATGTAATGCAACAGCTTCGGTTAACGAAAGCTGTTTACCGAAAATATATCCGTCTTATATTCCTTCAATATATAATATTATGAATTATCCGTTCAACGCGAATGAATGGGATTATTGTAATCTTTCCGGTAATATAATAATCCCGTCAGGAAATTCACTTACAATCAAAGCAAGGACAAAATTAAATTTTAATGACTATTACATTGCTTCTTCCGGGGGGACACTGGCCACTGAAAACGGTTTTGAGGTAGACTGTGCATACCTCAAACAGAACGGAATCTTGAAAGGCCTTTTCCCGAAGATACAATCTGCTGTAGACTACTCTGGTTATGGACAGACAGTCGAATTGCAAAAAAGAGCCTACAATGAAAACTTTTCCCTCACTGGAAAAAGTAACGTCACAATCTCAGGCTACGGTGCAACAATAAACGGCACTGTATACCTGAATAACACGTCATACTGCAATTTATACGGGATATATCTGCCTAGTGGAAGTATCTATGTCAATGGCGGCACAAATTCATTGGTACAGGATGTCAGTTCCGGATTCTGGAGTACTGTAATGCATATCGAAAATTCGTCAAATAATAACGTATATCATCTTACGGCTACTAATGGAAATGGAGCCGATTTCGGCCTGAATATCTATAACAGCACCGGAAACGTATGCAGTTCCTCCCGCATAGAAAACCAGATGGTGGGAATTTACCTTTCAGGCACCTCAAGCTATAATGTGACTGAGGACTACTTCTGCAATAACGAGCTTGACGTGGATGCAGAAGGAGGAAGCTACGCATACCTGCTTCATAATACCTATAGCAGGATAAACCCCATAAGCGTATACGGAAACTGCATCATACCGGACCCTCCATCTGCACTTGCATGCTCTTCACCCTCAGGCCTGGCTAAGTCAAATACTGCCTCTTTGAGCCTGAACAACCAGACTGAAGTAAAAGGAACTCCTGCAGGGGATCTGGACAGGATGTATCCGGATCTAATACACAGGACAAGTCAGGACACTACTTTGGATCATAAAGGCAGGATAGAGAAATATAAGTCTGAATACCTGAGTATTGCAGAAAAATCAAAAGGTGAATTAAAGAAAAGCTTTAATGAGCTCTCAAAACTGAAAAACTCACTTTCCCTCACCGCCAACTGCCTCAGGTACTTAGGGGAAGAAGAAAGCCTCTCCTCTTATCTGAGTGAACTCCTTGGTATGAGCGGGATTCAGCCTTATTCCCCATACATTAAGAAATACTTAATTCCAGGCCTGATTGGAAAGAATGACTTTGCCGGGGCATTTGCCCAGTGTGACGAAGTGCTGAAGGCTAAAGACATAGATCGTGACCTCACATGTGAAATGCTCTATGAGAAAGGAATCATAAACAGGTTCTATCTCAATAATAACACAGAGGCATACAGGGCATTTTCTTCCATAACGGCAAAGTATCCCAATCACCCATTGGGTAAAATGGCCATGGGTCAGATATCTGAAATGCCGGGCGTTGAAGTTGAAAAACCGGGGCTTAAGTCTTTGGGCAGTACTTCTGAAGGCTTCACATGCTCTAACTACCCAAATCCATTTAACCCCTCAACCAGGTTCAACTTCTCTATTCCTTCTGACGGCTTTACGGAGCTTAAGATCTATAACTCCCTGGGGCAGGAGGTAAAGACACTCGTTTCAGACTATCTTGCAAAAGGGAAGTATACATTTGAATGGAATGCCACAAGCTACTCAAGCGGCATTTACTACTACTTCTTGAAATCAGGGAACAATGTGACTACTTCAAAGATTATTCTTCTCAAGTAA
- the rseP gene encoding RIP metalloprotease RseP: MNYIIYFLITIAILVFVHEFGHFIAAKISKMRVDVFAIGFGKRLFGWNKLNGFSFGDLPDDFDGQGNTDYRVCLLPFGGYVKIAGMVDESFDVKFADKKPEPYEFRSRPTHQKVFVITAGVLMNLLLAYFVFAGINYFQEKQLAKTTTIGYVAPGSPADKAGFENKDKILSVDGKTVTYWEDAETKIYIDNIVRDLTIKVDRHGKEVTLNVPRKTFSQDVSKGRPLLPDGFKVSIDSVIKGLPAQKAGIKKGDVFISMNNEPIESHAQTTYIISESKEKTIPVKVLRNQDTVQLSVTPSKDGKIGVMLNDQFTGPIESRAMSLGEAMWTGVTDIGRITSMTFTMFSNVIRGKVEFSSAFGGPVKIAQFAAKSADTGLIPFIYFLGMLSLSLAILNILPFPVLDGGHFVIILIEGVMRREIPVKVKLAIQNVGFVILLIFMAFAIYNDILSL; the protein is encoded by the coding sequence ATGAATTATATAATTTATTTTTTAATTACAATCGCTATACTGGTGTTCGTGCACGAGTTCGGGCATTTCATAGCGGCTAAAATATCCAAGATGAGGGTTGACGTTTTTGCCATCGGCTTCGGTAAACGCCTCTTCGGATGGAATAAACTGAACGGCTTTTCCTTCGGCGACCTGCCGGATGACTTCGACGGACAGGGAAATACAGACTACAGGGTGTGCCTTTTACCTTTCGGCGGTTATGTTAAAATTGCAGGCATGGTAGATGAAAGCTTTGACGTGAAGTTTGCCGATAAAAAGCCCGAGCCTTACGAGTTCCGCAGCAGGCCTACTCACCAGAAGGTTTTTGTTATTACCGCAGGCGTGCTGATGAACCTCCTGCTTGCATACTTTGTATTTGCCGGCATTAATTACTTCCAGGAAAAGCAGCTGGCAAAGACAACTACCATTGGCTACGTTGCACCGGGAAGCCCTGCAGACAAGGCCGGATTTGAAAATAAGGACAAAATACTCTCGGTTGACGGCAAAACCGTTACTTACTGGGAAGACGCCGAGACAAAAATTTATATAGATAATATTGTGCGCGACCTGACTATCAAGGTGGACAGGCATGGCAAAGAGGTTACTCTTAACGTTCCGCGCAAAACTTTCTCGCAGGATGTAAGTAAAGGAAGACCGCTTCTTCCCGACGGCTTTAAGGTTTCAATTGACAGCGTCATTAAGGGGCTCCCTGCTCAAAAAGCCGGGATTAAAAAAGGTGACGTTTTCATTTCGATGAATAATGAACCGATCGAAAGCCACGCACAGACGACTTATATTATCTCGGAAAGTAAGGAAAAAACAATCCCTGTCAAGGTCTTAAGAAACCAGGATACAGTTCAGCTTTCTGTTACACCTTCTAAAGACGGCAAGATAGGCGTTATGCTGAATGACCAGTTTACAGGCCCTATTGAATCCAGAGCAATGAGCCTGGGTGAGGCAATGTGGACGGGAGTGACTGACATAGGGCGCATTACTTCTATGACTTTCACCATGTTCAGCAACGTAATAAGAGGAAAAGTTGAGTTCTCCTCGGCATTCGGCGGACCGGTAAAGATTGCGCAGTTTGCGGCTAAATCTGCCGATACAGGCCTTATTCCTTTTATTTACTTCCTTGGAATGCTCAGCCTCAGTCTTGCAATATTAAATATACTTCCCTTCCCTGTGCTGGACGGGGGCCACTTTGTAATAATCCTGATTGAAGGAGTTATGCGAAGGGAAATTCCCGTAAAAGTAAAGCTGGCAATCCAGAACGTGGGATTTGTAATTCTGCTCATATTTATGGCCTTTGCAATTTATAACGACATTCTGAGCCTCTGA